The window GTTAAATTCTTCATGACAGCCGATCCAAAAATAAGAGCCGAACGCCGCTTTAAAGAGCTGGAGAGCAAAGGCAACAACTATACCACTTTGGAAGAAGTTTTTGAAAACCTGGCCCACCGCGATTATGCCGATACCACCCGGAAAGAAAGTCCGCTGATTAGAGCAGAAGATGCTATCATTTTAGACAATACTGATTTAACACAAGAAGAGCAACTTACCTTCGCGCTATACCATGTGGAACCCTTTTTGGCTCATTAGTTAACGTTGTGGTTTTATAGGTTATTAGTCGATAGCCAATAGCCTGATTTAACTGTAAACTAATAATTGCCAGCTGAATACTTTGGAAAAAACATTCTCTATGTTAATCCGTGCATCTGTGGCTAAATAGTTCATTTATCAATAGCCAATTCCAACTGATAAATGCTAACTGTTTACTGTTATTTAGTCAATAGCCTTAATCCAATTGAAAACTGAATTGCCAACTGAATACATTGGAAAAAATAATTTCTGTGTTAATCCGTGCATCAGTGGTTAAATGGTTCATTTATCGATAGTCCTAATCCAGTTGCAAACTGAATTGCCAACTGAATACATTGGAAAAAAATTCATATTTTTAGCACCTAACCCAAATGCAAATATGAAATTAAGATCAATGTGCCTAACGGCATTATTTTTAGTTACTGCAACGTTATGTGCCAATGCCCAAAAAGGCTGGATTAATCTTTTCAACGGAAAAGACTTAAAAGACTGGAACGTTAAAATTTCTAAACACGATTACAAAGAAAATTATGCCAATACTTTCCGTGTTGAAGATGGCTTAATGAAAGTAGGTTATGATGGTTATAAAGAATTTGACGATCAATACGGCCATATTTTTTACAAAAAACCTTTTTCGGCTTATCTTCTAAAAGTAACCTACCGTTTTGTTGGCGAACAGGTAAAAGGTGGTCCTGGATGGGCATTTAGAAACAGTGGCGCTATGTTGCACTGCCAGGATCCGGCAACAATGTTAAAAAACCAGGATTTCCCAATCTCTATTGAAGGACAAATTTTGGGCGGCGACGGCGAACACGAACGTCATACCAGCAATGTTTGTACACCAGGCACCTTAATTAATTATAATGGTAAATTATTTACCCCACATTGTTTAGATTCTAAATCGAAAACCTATGCCGGCGACCAGTGGGTAACCGCAGAGTTTTTAGTTTTAGGCGATTCGGTAATTAAACACATTATAGGTGGTGAGGTAGTTCTAGAATACACTAAACCGCAAATTGGTGGTGGCAGTGTTTCTAATTATGATCCCAAAGCTAAAGTTGATGGCAAACCATTAACCTCAGGTTACATTTCTTTACAAAGCGAGAGCCACCCGATTCACTTTAAATCGGTACAACTTTACGACCTTGAGCCTTACATGAAAGACAAGGCTAAACTGGATAAAGTACTGGCAAAAATTTTAAAAGAGTAATTTTTACAATACCTGATTATAAAATAAGGGTGGTTTTACAGCTAAAGACTGTAGCCACCTTTTTTAATTCTTATCTTAACGTATTAAAAGTATTTCCTAATTTTGGAGCACTTAGCACGATGTTTGCTGTCAATGTCGTTGCCATATTTTTTTATTAAACTGCTTTGCGCAACCCCATACCTATGACCAGAACCTTATTCCTGTTTTTTGCCTTTTTTATGCTCTCGCTTACGGTTAATGCACAAGACATGTACCGTGTTACCGCTGATAAATTAAGGGTTAGGGAAAGTAAAGATGCGAAAAGCAAGATTGTTGGCTTTATTCCAAAAAACGAAAATATTGCCGTTTTAGATGCCAGCGACGCAAAGTTTTACAAGGTAAAATTAAAAAATGGTGAGGGCTGGGCAAGCAAAGACTTTTTAGAGAAAATAGCCCCTGCAGCAAAACCTGCCACACCTGCTACCAATACTCCGACGCCAAATACACAAACACAAACAGCTCCAGGTAGTGACGATATGTATCGGGTAACAGCCGATGATTTACGTGTACGCGAAAAGGCTGATGCCAAAAGCAAAATTGTTGGCTACCTGCCTAAAGATGAAAATGTGGCCGTTATCGATTCTTCTAATACAAGTTTCTACAAAATAAAAGTTACCAATGGCGAAGGATGGGTAAGTAAAGAATTTTTGATTCGGGTTTCTCCTGTAAAAGCTGCAACACAAAAACCTACAATTGCAGCCTCTGTACCGCAATCGAGCAAAGATTATTCGGGTGTTATTTTTATCGCCGTGGTGGCGGTTATTTTGTTTGCTATTTTATACTTTTCATTTAAGTATGCCAGCGGCAACAAATTCATTATTGGCTTCTCAGTAATTGTTATTTTAGTGGTGGGCTATTTTTGCTACATCACATTTGTAGCAGAAAAAGTAGTTACGGGCACATTTGCCAGTGGCGAAGACATTCAGTATAAATCTTTCAATTTTAAATCGAAAGATTCTGTTACTGTGAGCGATGCTTACAACGATTCTATTTTCACCTCTAAATATGTGATTGATGGCGATATGATTAAATTATACGACCAGCAAAACACCATTATGCTATTAATCAGGGATGAACAAACTTTGATTGGTGAGGGTTTTACGAGAGGGACGTTTACCAAGAAATAAATCCGGAATCATCAAACGTTCCTACGGAACGAAAAAACATATCCCCGCACACGCGTTGCTACTACCCGTGATTCGTCCCTCTGGGACGAACTGTTAAAATTTGCTGTATTTTCTTGTACCGTCCCAAAGGGACGAATCACGGGTAGCAAATAACATTTTTCTTATTTGCTTGATGGAAATTTATGCACAACCCATCGTTTGTAAACCCGATAGAGCGGGATAGCCCGCATCCCGATATTTCATCGGGAGAGGACTATAAGCGATAGCGGGACTACACTTACCGATTATTGCTGCACGTTCATTTTCAAATAATTGGCTAATAATTTGTTTGAATTTTTTAAAAAATTGCCTAAGATGCTGAAATAAATCCGATAACCGCCGGATCATGGCGTCGGTAGTTAAGCGATTGTTTTGGATTAAAAAGGTCTGTTATGGTTTAGTTAATTCTTAAACAGCTTAAAATCAGCCATATTTATTAAAAAAAACTTTTCCATAATTAAAAAAAGTATTACCTTTGCAGTCCCTAAATAGGGAAAAAAGGAGATAATTAATTAATGGCTAAAAAACAAGTAGCAGAAAAAGAATTAGCAGCTAAAACAGCTGAACTTCAGGGAGAAGGCGGACGCCTGACTGAAAAAGAAACGATTGAATCAGAAGCTGATTTAGTTTCGATCGAATCAATCAAATCATCATTAGCAACACCAAGCGAAGATTTCGACTGGGATGCAGATGAAAAAGTTTTTGGTAACTACAATGAAGCAGACCGTAAAAAGTTTGAAGATATGTATGCCGGAACATTCAACCAGATCACTAAAGGTGAAATCATCAGCGGTATCGTTGTTTCAATCAACAACAAAGATGTAGTATTAAACGTAGGTTTCAAATCAGACGGTTTAGTTTCTACTTCTGAGTTCCGTGATACACCAGATCTAAAAATCGGCGATTCAGTTGACGTATTCGTTGAAGCACCAGAAGATGCTAACGGTCAATTGATCCTTTCTCGCAAAAGAGCTAAAACCCAAAGATCATGGGAAGCAATTAACGAGGCGCTTGAAAATGATAGAATCATCAATGGTTTCGTTAAGAGCCGTACTAAAGGTGGTTTAATTGTTGACATTATGGGCGTTGAGGCTTTCTTACCAGGATCTCAAATTGATATTAAACCTATCCGCGATTACGATGTATACGTGGGTAAAACAATGGAATTCAAAGTTGTTAAAATTAACCATGAGTTTAAAAACGTAGTAGTTTCTCATAAAGTGTTAATCGAAGACGATTTAGAATCACAAAAAGTAGAAATCGTTTCTAAATTAGAAAAAGGTCAGGTATTAGAAGGTACTGTTAAAAATATTACTGATTTCGGTGTGTTCATCGATTTAGGTGGTGTTGATGGTTTACTTCACATTACTGACATTTCTTGGGGCCGCATAGAGCATCCGAAAGAAGTATTATCATTAGATGAAAAAATCAACGTGGTTGTTTTAGATTTCGATGATGAGAAAAAACGTATCGCTTTAGGCTTGAAACAATTAACTCCACACCCTTGGGAAAACTTAAGCGCTGACATTCAAGTTGGTTCTAAAGTAAAAGGAAAAATCGTAACTGTTGCAGATTACGGTGCTTTCTTAGAAATCATCCCAGGTGTTGAAGGTTTAATCCACGTTTCTGAAATGAGCTGGTCGCAAAACTTAAGAAACCCACAAGAGTTCTTAAAAGTTGGTGACGAGATCGAAGCTGAAGTTTTAACTTTAGACAGAGACGAGCGCAAAATGAGCTTAGGTATTAAACAATTATCTAACGATCCATGGCAAGAAGTTGCTGCTAAATTCCCAGTAGGAAGCAAGCACAAAGCAACTGTTAAAAACATGACTAACTTCGGTGTATTTGTTGAAATCGAAGAAGGTATCGATGGTTTAATCCACATTTCTGACTTATCATGGTCTAAAAAAGTTAACCACCCTAACGAATTCACTAAAGTTGGTGATGTATTAGACGTAGTTGTTTTAGAATTAGACGTTGATAACCGTAAATTAAGCTTAGGTCACAAACAATTAGAAGAAAACCCTTGGGATACTTTCGAAACGATCTTCACTTTAGATTCGGTTCACCAGGGTACTGTTGTTAAAGTAACTGATAAAGGTGCTGTTATTGCTTTACCATATGGTGTAGAAGGTTTCGTACCAACTAAACACATGGTTAAAGAAGATGGTACTTCAGTTAAAGCTGAAGAAACCAATGACTTCAAAATCATTGAATTCAACAAAGAAGCAAAACGTATCGTAGTATCTCATGCCCGTATCTGGGAAGAGGTTAAAGCTGAAGCTGTTGCTGAAGAAAGAGCAACTAAGAAAAAAGAAGCTAAAGCTGCTGTAACTGCGGTTAAAAAAGTTAAAGATTCTGTAGAGAAATCTACTTTAGGAGACTTAGACGTATTGGCTCAATTGAAATCGCAATTAGAAGGCGAAGAAAGCAAAGCTAAAAAAGGCTAGTTCTTTTTAACTGATAAATTAAATCCCGATAGCGAAAGTTATCGGGATTTTTTTTGCCCCATCGAGTTACCGTCATTTCGAGCGGAGTGCAACGAAGTCGAGAAATCTTTGTGGATAGATCTCTCCATTTCGCTGCGCTACAGTCGAGATGACGACCACTCTAATGGAATCTTTCAATGGTTGGCACGAAACATGACAGCATATTTAATGATGCCACAAAAAAAGGATTTCACGATTATCGTGTTTATGTAACAAATACTCCGTTCTTCCATACTTATCTCGTACATCCCTCCTATTATTACTACTTTTGAAAGGCGTAACCTAGCCTTTTCAGTATGAGAAAAATTATCTTTTTGTTTCTGATCCTTATTTCGTTCAAAATTTCGGCACAGGAAGTGAATATCATTCCACAGCCAGCCTACCTGGATATAAAAAAAACTCAGAAACCTTTTATAATCGACGCAAAAACTCAGATTGTAGTTATCGACTCTGCATTAACTCCTTCGGCTGATTTTCTTAACGATTATCTTCAAAAATACTATAAACTAAAACTAAATATCACTAACGTTACCCCTGGCGGAAACTTTATAAAACTGATATCCAATACAAGAATCAGCGAATTTGATGACGCATACAGCCTTATAGCCTCTGATCAAAATTTAGCCATTATTGGCACATCAAAACCGGGGTATTTTATGGCATCCAATCACTTCTTCAGCTTCTGCCAGCCACAGCAAGCCAGCAAATCGCTGTTCCTTCACTTGTAATTGCCGACCATCCCCGCTTCGATTACCGCGGCATGCATTTGGATGTGAGTCGCCATTTTTTTGATGTAGCCTTTATTAAGCAGTACATTGATTATTTAGCCCTGCATAAAATGAATTACTTCCACTGGCATTTAACAGATGACCAT is drawn from Pedobacter sp. HDW13 and contains these coding sequences:
- a CDS encoding DUF1080 domain-containing protein, producing MKLRSMCLTALFLVTATLCANAQKGWINLFNGKDLKDWNVKISKHDYKENYANTFRVEDGLMKVGYDGYKEFDDQYGHIFYKKPFSAYLLKVTYRFVGEQVKGGPGWAFRNSGAMLHCQDPATMLKNQDFPISIEGQILGGDGEHERHTSNVCTPGTLINYNGKLFTPHCLDSKSKTYAGDQWVTAEFLVLGDSVIKHIIGGEVVLEYTKPQIGGGSVSNYDPKAKVDGKPLTSGYISLQSESHPIHFKSVQLYDLEPYMKDKAKLDKVLAKILKE
- the rpsA gene encoding 30S ribosomal protein S1 — translated: MAKKQVAEKELAAKTAELQGEGGRLTEKETIESEADLVSIESIKSSLATPSEDFDWDADEKVFGNYNEADRKKFEDMYAGTFNQITKGEIISGIVVSINNKDVVLNVGFKSDGLVSTSEFRDTPDLKIGDSVDVFVEAPEDANGQLILSRKRAKTQRSWEAINEALENDRIINGFVKSRTKGGLIVDIMGVEAFLPGSQIDIKPIRDYDVYVGKTMEFKVVKINHEFKNVVVSHKVLIEDDLESQKVEIVSKLEKGQVLEGTVKNITDFGVFIDLGGVDGLLHITDISWGRIEHPKEVLSLDEKINVVVLDFDDEKKRIALGLKQLTPHPWENLSADIQVGSKVKGKIVTVADYGAFLEIIPGVEGLIHVSEMSWSQNLRNPQEFLKVGDEIEAEVLTLDRDERKMSLGIKQLSNDPWQEVAAKFPVGSKHKATVKNMTNFGVFVEIEEGIDGLIHISDLSWSKKVNHPNEFTKVGDVLDVVVLELDVDNRKLSLGHKQLEENPWDTFETIFTLDSVHQGTVVKVTDKGAVIALPYGVEGFVPTKHMVKEDGTSVKAEETNDFKIIEFNKEAKRIVVSHARIWEEVKAEAVAEERATKKKEAKAAVTAVKKVKDSVEKSTLGDLDVLAQLKSQLEGEESKAKKG
- a CDS encoding SH3 domain-containing protein; the encoded protein is MTRTLFLFFAFFMLSLTVNAQDMYRVTADKLRVRESKDAKSKIVGFIPKNENIAVLDASDAKFYKVKLKNGEGWASKDFLEKIAPAAKPATPATNTPTPNTQTQTAPGSDDMYRVTADDLRVREKADAKSKIVGYLPKDENVAVIDSSNTSFYKIKVTNGEGWVSKEFLIRVSPVKAATQKPTIAASVPQSSKDYSGVIFIAVVAVILFAILYFSFKYASGNKFIIGFSVIVILVVGYFCYITFVAEKVVTGTFASGEDIQYKSFNFKSKDSVTVSDAYNDSIFTSKYVIDGDMIKLYDQQNTIMLLIRDEQTLIGEGFTRGTFTKK
- a CDS encoding glycoside hydrolase family 20 zincin-like fold domain-containing protein, with protein sequence MRKIIFLFLILISFKISAQEVNIIPQPAYLDIKKTQKPFIIDAKTQIVVIDSALTPSADFLNDYLQKYYKLKLNITNVTPGGNFIKLISNTRISEFDDAYSLIASDQNLAIIGTSKPGYFMASNHFFSFCQPQQASKSLFLHL